From a region of the Sagittula sp. P11 genome:
- the nirK gene encoding copper-containing nitrite reductase — MLTRRAALMGAAGVASLPILAKAAHAETVAAPLAAPADLSSLTRIKRKLIAPPFVHDHEQVAPGAPRIVEFEMKIAEKEIEVDDGAYLQGMTFDGSIPGPMMVVHEGDYVELTLINPEDNMLPHNIDFHAATGALGGGALTHVNPGEKTILRFKATRPGTFVYHCAPGGPMIPWHVASGMAGTIMVLPRDGLKDHEGNPVSYDRIYYIGENEFYIPKDENGDYKRYADVGESYADTLEVMNGLIPTHVVFNGKVGALTGDNAMTANVGERVLFVHSQANRDTRPHLIGGHGDLVWEHGKFNNVPDRDMETWFIRGGSAGAALYTFLQPGVYAYVNHNLIEAVNLGATAHVKVEGDWNNDLMEQVLAPSDLNAI; from the coding sequence ATGCTTACGAGAAGAGCCGCATTGATGGGCGCAGCCGGGGTTGCCTCGCTTCCGATCCTGGCCAAGGCTGCGCATGCAGAGACTGTGGCGGCCCCGCTTGCGGCCCCTGCGGACCTGTCGAGCCTCACCCGCATCAAGCGCAAGCTGATCGCGCCGCCCTTCGTGCACGACCACGAACAGGTTGCGCCCGGCGCACCCCGCATCGTCGAATTCGAGATGAAGATCGCCGAAAAGGAGATCGAGGTCGATGACGGGGCCTATCTGCAGGGCATGACCTTTGACGGGTCGATCCCGGGTCCGATGATGGTGGTGCACGAAGGGGACTACGTCGAGCTGACCCTGATCAACCCCGAAGACAACATGCTGCCGCACAACATCGATTTCCACGCCGCGACAGGGGCCTTGGGTGGTGGCGCGCTGACTCATGTGAACCCGGGCGAAAAGACCATCCTGCGGTTCAAGGCAACGCGTCCGGGCACCTTTGTCTATCACTGCGCACCGGGCGGCCCCATGATCCCGTGGCACGTCGCTTCGGGCATGGCGGGGACGATCATGGTGCTGCCGCGTGACGGGCTGAAAGACCACGAGGGCAACCCGGTCAGCTACGACCGCATCTACTATATCGGCGAGAACGAGTTCTACATTCCCAAGGACGAGAACGGCGATTACAAGCGCTACGCCGATGTTGGCGAAAGCTATGCCGACACGCTCGAGGTGATGAACGGGCTGATCCCGACCCACGTTGTCTTCAACGGCAAGGTCGGCGCGCTGACCGGCGACAACGCGATGACCGCCAATGTCGGTGAGCGGGTGCTGTTCGTCCACAGCCAGGCCAACCGCGACACCCGTCCGCACCTGATCGGCGGGCACGGCGACCTGGTTTGGGAGCACGGCAAGTTCAACAACGTCCCCGACCGCGACATGGAAACCTGGTTCATCCGGGGCGGTTCGGCGGGCGCGGCGCTGTATACCTTCCTGCAACCGGGGGTCTATGCCTACGTGAACCACAACCTGATCGAGGCGGTGAACCTTGGCGCAACCGCACATGTGAAGGTCGAGGGCGACTGGAACAACGACCTGATGGAACAGGTCCTTGCCCCAAGTGATCTGAACGCGATCTGA
- a CDS encoding tripartite tricarboxylate transporter substrate binding protein, with product MINSVLRVLAAAVALATPALAQEFPTQPVRVVVPYNAGGTVDYVGRVTAAEMGKLMGENFVVENRPGASASIGNQYVANAEADGYTLLMTSVTSNAITSALNPDTAGYVLKDDFAPVGAVGRVPLMLVAANNIPADTIEELIEYAKAEELPLTYASSGIGSTEHLGAIVFADAAGIELEHIPYTGGAPAMVDLVAGRVSLMVATVSTALPQLEAGAIKPMVVAMPERIDMLPDVPSATDAGLDSFNVASVYGLLAPSDIDEATMSALRSALQETVSSEAFVTQMGERGIVPSTDAPEDAGKIYEAEVDTWSERVLAVDFD from the coding sequence ATGATCAATTCTGTCCTTCGGGTGCTCGCCGCCGCTGTCGCTCTTGCCACGCCTGCGCTGGCGCAGGAATTTCCGACCCAGCCCGTGCGCGTCGTCGTGCCCTACAACGCCGGCGGAACCGTCGATTACGTCGGTCGCGTCACCGCCGCCGAGATGGGCAAGCTGATGGGCGAGAACTTTGTCGTCGAGAACCGGCCCGGCGCCTCGGCCAGCATCGGCAACCAGTATGTCGCCAACGCTGAGGCCGACGGCTACACGTTGTTGATGACCTCGGTGACAAGCAACGCCATCACCAGCGCGCTCAACCCCGACACCGCCGGCTATGTGCTCAAGGACGATTTCGCCCCCGTGGGCGCCGTGGGCCGCGTGCCGCTGATGCTGGTGGCCGCGAACAACATCCCCGCCGACACGATCGAAGAGCTGATCGAATACGCAAAGGCGGAAGAGCTTCCGCTGACCTATGCCTCCTCCGGCATCGGCTCCACCGAGCATCTGGGCGCGATTGTGTTCGCCGATGCCGCCGGTATCGAGCTTGAGCACATCCCCTACACCGGAGGTGCTCCGGCGATGGTCGATCTGGTGGCGGGCCGGGTGTCGCTGATGGTCGCGACCGTCTCCACCGCCCTGCCGCAGCTCGAGGCCGGGGCGATCAAGCCGATGGTCGTCGCGATGCCGGAGCGCATCGACATGCTTCCCGACGTGCCGAGCGCAACTGACGCGGGCCTCGACAGCTTCAACGTGGCCTCGGTCTACGGCCTGCTGGCCCCGTCGGACATCGACGAGGCGACGATGTCCGCGCTTCGCTCCGCGCTGCAGGAGACGGTGAGCAGCGAGGCCTTCGTCACGCAGATGGGCGAGCGCGGCATCGTGCCCTCGACGGATGCGCCCGAGGATGCAGGCAAAATCTACGAGGCCGAGGTGGATACCTGGTCCGAGCGCGTGCTCGCGGTCGATTTCGACTGA
- a CDS encoding mandelate racemase/muconate lactonizing enzyme family protein, translating into MKITAIRTYRAEEFANVLWVHVETDAGITGLGETFYGAEACEAHIHNTLAVRLLGQNPLNIEALHKEMVSLPNAQASTGVEYRAASAIDIALWDIFGKVAGQPVHVMLGGQSWERIRVYNTCAGTRYVRTNKIKPVDTWNRDEGQYEDLDAFMTDAGALAEDLLDKGITAMKIWPFDPPAIENKGMFITADQMKTAVKPFEQIRKAVGDRMEIMVELHCLWNLPVAKDIARVLEDYQPRWYEDPIRMNNAQALAEFAASTSVWTCASETLGSRFAYKEFLDRDAAHVVMADLCWTGGLTEGRKIAAMADTYHRPFAPHDCIGPVGFAAAIHMSFSQPNTLIQESVRAFYNGWYRELVTEVPRIEGGYVYPMDGPGLGTELRPEFFDRSDLTTRISEVS; encoded by the coding sequence GTGAAGATCACCGCCATTCGTACCTATCGTGCGGAGGAATTCGCCAACGTGCTTTGGGTCCACGTGGAAACCGATGCCGGGATTACCGGGCTTGGCGAAACCTTCTACGGGGCCGAAGCCTGCGAGGCGCACATCCACAACACGCTTGCCGTGCGGCTGTTGGGGCAGAACCCTCTGAACATCGAGGCGCTGCACAAGGAAATGGTCAGCCTGCCCAATGCGCAGGCCAGCACGGGCGTCGAATATCGCGCCGCCTCGGCCATCGACATCGCGCTGTGGGACATCTTTGGAAAAGTGGCCGGCCAGCCGGTGCATGTGATGCTCGGCGGACAGTCGTGGGAGCGGATCCGCGTCTACAACACCTGCGCGGGCACCCGCTATGTGCGCACCAACAAGATCAAGCCGGTCGACACATGGAACCGGGACGAGGGCCAGTACGAGGACCTCGACGCCTTCATGACCGATGCGGGTGCGCTGGCCGAGGACCTGCTGGACAAGGGCATCACCGCGATGAAGATCTGGCCCTTCGATCCGCCCGCGATCGAGAACAAGGGCATGTTCATCACCGCGGACCAGATGAAGACGGCGGTGAAGCCCTTCGAACAGATCCGCAAGGCTGTTGGCGACCGGATGGAAATCATGGTCGAGCTGCATTGCCTGTGGAACCTGCCCGTGGCCAAGGACATCGCGCGCGTGCTGGAGGACTACCAACCGCGCTGGTACGAGGACCCGATCCGCATGAACAACGCGCAGGCGCTGGCGGAATTCGCGGCATCGACCTCGGTCTGGACCTGCGCGTCGGAAACGCTGGGCTCGCGCTTTGCCTACAAGGAATTCCTCGACCGGGACGCCGCGCATGTGGTCATGGCGGACCTGTGCTGGACCGGCGGCCTGACCGAGGGGCGCAAGATCGCCGCCATGGCCGACACCTACCACCGCCCCTTTGCGCCGCATGACTGCATCGGCCCCGTGGGCTTTGCCGCCGCGATCCACATGTCCTTCAGCCAGCCCAACACGCTCATCCAGGAATCGGTTCGCGCCTTCTACAACGGCTGGTATCGCGAACTGGTGACCGAGGTGCCGCGCATCGAGGGGGGCTACGTCTACCCGATGGACGGCCCCGGCCTGGGCACCGAGCTGCGCCCGGAATTCTTTGACCGCAGCGATCTGACAACACGCATTTCGGAGGTTTCATGA
- a CDS encoding FAD:protein FMN transferase, producing MVGLDSVTMDDTAVRLGRPCMALTLNEVAQGCGTNSLLRRLHRKGLRDAMNVGEICAVGRLDGQGWSVRMSSGHRLSLGVRTVTTSTRSAP from the coding sequence ATGGTCGGACTCGACAGTGTGACGATGGATGATACCGCCGTGCGTCTCGGGCGACCCTGCATGGCATTGACGCTAAACGAGGTTGCGCAAGGATGTGGAACAAACAGCCTGTTGCGGCGCTTGCACCGCAAAGGACTGCGCGATGCAATGAACGTGGGCGAGATCTGCGCGGTGGGGCGGCTGGATGGGCAAGGCTGGTCGGTGCGGATGTCTTCGGGGCACAGATTGAGCTTGGGGGTCCGTACTGTCACTACCTCGACGCGGTCGGCACCTTGA
- a CDS encoding TRAP transporter large permease subunit yields MARATWSPTCVTLLVALVFALLGYGTMAVPIITSRIYTFVESFVFVSVPMFVLMAALLDRSGIARDLFDAMKLIGGRLRGGVAVQTIFVAVVLAAMSGIIGGEIVLLGMIALPQMLRQGYDRKLAIGVVCAGGSLGTMVPPSIVLIIYGLTANVSIGDLFTAAFIPGFMLAMFYVIYILVLSYSRPNIAPPPDPVPIPSAEKIKLLKGLILPLLVVFFVLGSIYAGIASVTEASAVGVGGVLLSTVLRGEFSFAMLRDSAMQTLATVGMIVWIGIGATALVGVYNLMGGIRFISELMTGISDNPTVIVLVMMAILFVLGAFLDWVGIALLTMPIFVPIIKTLGLDPVWFGVLFAMNMQVSFLSPPFGPAAFYLKSVAPPDISLGEIFRSLLPFIALQVLAVGLLVAFPGITGR; encoded by the coding sequence TTGGCCCGGGCTACATGGTCACCGACATGTGTCACGCTGCTGGTCGCGCTGGTCTTTGCCCTCCTGGGGTATGGCACCATGGCGGTGCCGATCATCACCTCGCGGATCTACACCTTTGTCGAGAGTTTCGTCTTTGTCTCGGTGCCCATGTTCGTGCTCATGGCCGCGCTGCTGGACCGATCCGGCATCGCGCGGGACCTGTTCGACGCGATGAAGCTGATCGGCGGCCGGTTGCGCGGCGGGGTGGCGGTTCAGACGATCTTTGTCGCAGTGGTACTGGCCGCGATGTCCGGGATCATCGGTGGCGAAATCGTCCTGCTGGGCATGATCGCGCTGCCTCAGATGCTGCGGCAGGGCTATGACCGCAAGCTCGCCATCGGCGTGGTCTGCGCGGGCGGCTCGTTGGGCACGATGGTGCCGCCGTCCATCGTGCTGATCATCTACGGTCTGACGGCCAACGTCTCGATCGGGGACCTCTTCACCGCGGCCTTCATCCCCGGCTTCATGCTGGCGATGTTCTACGTGATCTATATTCTCGTGCTGTCCTACAGCAGACCGAACATCGCGCCGCCGCCCGATCCCGTGCCGATCCCGAGTGCGGAAAAGATCAAGCTGCTCAAAGGGCTGATCCTGCCGCTGCTGGTCGTCTTCTTCGTGCTGGGTTCGATCTATGCCGGGATCGCCTCGGTGACCGAAGCCTCTGCCGTGGGCGTCGGCGGCGTGCTGCTGTCGACAGTCCTGCGGGGTGAGTTCTCGTTTGCCATGCTGCGCGACAGCGCGATGCAAACGCTGGCCACCGTCGGCATGATCGTCTGGATCGGCATCGGCGCCACGGCGCTCGTGGGGGTCTACAACCTGATGGGGGGGATCCGCTTCATCTCGGAGCTGATGACGGGTATTTCCGACAATCCGACGGTCATCGTGCTGGTGATGATGGCGATCCTCTTTGTGCTGGGGGCCTTCCTCGACTGGGTGGGGATCGCGCTTCTGACGATGCCGATCTTCGTGCCGATCATCAAGACGCTCGGCCTCGACCCGGTGTGGTTCGGCGTGCTCTTCGCCATGAACATGCAGGTCAGTTTCCTGTCGCCGCCCTTCGGCCCGGCGGCCTTCTACCTGAAGTCGGTCGCGCCGCCGGACATATCGCTGGGCGAGATCTTTCGATCGTTGCTCCCCTTCATTGCACTGCAAGTCCTGGCGGTTGGTCTGCTGGTCGCCTTCCCGGGGATCACCGGACGCTGA
- a CDS encoding enoyl-CoA hydratase/isomerase family protein, whose protein sequence is MTQIITVSRPAPGIGVITINRPEKRNALNEAAWDALARGLGELGDDREVRTIVLTGVPGAFCAGDDIGAFAEASKDPVKRDRYWNTIMRCYATLSDVPLPIITAIDGPCVGGGMTLALRADFRLVGPRAVLSVPPARLGLVYPADSTARLAALVGPQAARYMIYTAASLDAAEAVATGLAWGDVADDPLAAALSLAARIADKSPLTVAAARTVFNRLATQLPEGLADEIAALTREAEASDDYVEGVAAFAAKRAPVFKGR, encoded by the coding sequence ATGACCCAGATCATCACCGTCTCGCGCCCCGCACCCGGCATCGGGGTGATCACCATCAATCGCCCCGAAAAGCGGAACGCGCTGAACGAGGCTGCCTGGGATGCGCTGGCGCGTGGCTTGGGCGAACTCGGCGACGACCGGGAGGTGCGGACGATCGTGCTGACCGGTGTTCCCGGCGCTTTCTGCGCCGGTGACGACATCGGGGCCTTCGCGGAGGCCAGCAAGGATCCGGTGAAGCGGGACCGTTACTGGAACACGATCATGCGCTGCTACGCCACGCTGTCCGATGTGCCGTTGCCGATCATCACTGCCATCGACGGACCCTGCGTGGGCGGCGGCATGACCTTGGCGCTGCGCGCAGATTTCCGGCTGGTGGGGCCGCGCGCCGTTCTCTCGGTTCCGCCGGCGCGGCTGGGGCTGGTCTATCCGGCCGACAGCACTGCGCGTCTGGCGGCCCTCGTGGGACCACAGGCCGCACGCTACATGATCTATACCGCCGCATCGCTCGACGCGGCGGAGGCGGTGGCGACGGGTCTTGCCTGGGGGGATGTCGCGGACGATCCGCTGGCGGCGGCACTGTCGCTTGCGGCCAGGATAGCGGACAAGTCGCCCCTGACCGTGGCGGCGGCGCGCACGGTCTTCAATCGCCTTGCCACACAGTTGCCCGAGGGGCTGGCAGACGAGATCGCCGCCCTCACCCGCGAGGCGGAGGCCAGCGATGACTACGTCGAGGGCGTCGCCGCTTTTGCTGCCAAGCGCGCACCGGTCTTCAAGGGGCGGTAG
- a CDS encoding tripartite tricarboxylate transporter permease: MDILANLIGGFASALSPENLLFCFIGVTVGTFVGVLPGIGSMIGISILLPMTFYLSPEAALVMLAGIYYGGEYGGSISSILINLPGSASSAVTSIEGYQMTRQGRAPVALFITAIASFLGGTIGIVLLTAFSPILADLSLRFGPADYFSIMVLGLLASTTMTQGAVLKSCASVVLGVMFGTIGTDINTGVQRFTFGTMELFDGISIIIIAMGVFGIAEILATVMSGDHMSVKANVRLRDMLPTRDDRRRSAMPILRGGLLGSLLGALPATGPTIASFLAYTLEKRVSRRPEAFGTGIIEGVTAPEAANSAAAQTAFVPTLTLGIPGSATMALILGALLIHGIPAGPRLITDHGDMFWALVASFWIGNVLLLVLNIPLVGIWIRFLSIPYRLLYPGIICLICVGVYSVKLTSLDILIVLGIGLLGYAMRLVNISGAPLLMGFILGPMLEENMRRALLMSRGDLTTFITEPISATVLGATALLMLWSGVRAFRQRRV; the protein is encoded by the coding sequence ATGGATATTCTCGCCAACCTGATCGGCGGTTTCGCCAGTGCGCTGTCTCCGGAAAACCTGCTTTTCTGCTTCATAGGCGTGACTGTGGGCACCTTTGTCGGTGTGCTGCCAGGCATCGGATCCATGATCGGGATCTCGATCCTGTTGCCGATGACCTTCTACCTGTCACCCGAGGCCGCGCTGGTGATGCTCGCCGGCATCTATTACGGCGGAGAATATGGCGGGTCGATCTCGTCGATCCTCATCAATCTGCCGGGCTCGGCGTCTAGCGCGGTGACCAGCATCGAGGGCTACCAGATGACGCGGCAGGGCAGGGCGCCCGTGGCGCTCTTCATCACTGCCATCGCATCCTTTCTGGGCGGCACCATCGGTATCGTGCTGCTGACGGCGTTCTCGCCGATTCTCGCGGATTTGTCGCTGCGCTTCGGTCCGGCCGATTACTTTTCAATCATGGTGCTTGGTCTGCTGGCATCGACCACGATGACCCAGGGCGCGGTGCTCAAAAGCTGTGCATCGGTGGTCCTTGGGGTGATGTTCGGCACCATCGGCACCGACATTAACACCGGCGTACAACGCTTCACCTTCGGCACGATGGAGCTGTTCGACGGCATCAGCATCATCATCATCGCAATGGGTGTGTTCGGCATCGCGGAGATCCTGGCCACGGTGATGAGTGGCGATCACATGTCGGTAAAGGCCAACGTGCGCCTGCGAGACATGCTGCCCACGCGGGATGACCGTAGGCGCAGTGCCATGCCGATCCTGCGCGGAGGGCTGCTCGGTTCGCTGCTGGGCGCACTGCCTGCCACCGGGCCGACCATCGCCTCCTTCCTGGCCTACACCCTTGAAAAGCGTGTGAGCCGACGGCCCGAGGCCTTTGGCACGGGAATCATCGAAGGTGTCACCGCGCCGGAGGCGGCCAACAGCGCCGCGGCGCAGACCGCTTTCGTCCCCACGCTGACGCTGGGCATCCCGGGCAGCGCAACGATGGCGCTGATCCTCGGTGCACTGCTGATCCACGGCATCCCCGCGGGGCCGCGGCTGATCACCGACCACGGAGACATGTTCTGGGCGTTGGTGGCGAGCTTCTGGATCGGCAACGTGCTTCTGCTGGTCCTGAACATACCCTTGGTAGGGATCTGGATCCGGTTCCTGTCGATCCCCTATCGCTTGCTCTATCCGGGAATCATCTGCCTGATCTGCGTCGGCGTCTACAGCGTCAAGCTGACCAGTCTGGACATCCTGATCGTACTGGGCATCGGGCTTCTGGGCTACGCAATGCGCCTGGTAAACATAAGCGGAGCACCATTGTTGATGGGCTTCATTCTGGGGCCGATGCTGGAAGAGAACATGCGCCGCGCCCTGTTGATGTCCCGGGGGGACCTGACCACTTTCATCACCGAGCCGATCAGTGCCACCGTATTGGGCGCGACGGCGCTATTGATGCTGTGGTCCGGCGTCCGGGCGTTCCGGCAGCGCCGCGTTTGA
- a CDS encoding tripartite tricarboxylate transporter TctB family protein has product MTAISHRLASSDVLAGIVIVALSLGFGIGAISYDIGSLARMQAGFFPLVLGVIGTLLGVALIIMGLARQGEIPRPPALRPLLFISAAFIAFSLTIDRLGLIPAIVICGTIAAKATPSTTWREALMLSAGLAVAIWLLFIVLLSMPIRVWAGF; this is encoded by the coding sequence ATGACCGCCATTAGCCACCGCCTTGCGTCTTCGGACGTGCTCGCCGGAATCGTGATCGTTGCCCTGAGTCTGGGATTCGGAATCGGGGCGATATCCTACGACATCGGCAGTCTCGCCCGGATGCAGGCGGGCTTTTTCCCGCTCGTCCTAGGAGTGATCGGTACGCTGCTCGGCGTCGCACTGATCATCATGGGGCTTGCCCGGCAGGGTGAGATTCCGCGCCCGCCTGCGCTCCGGCCGTTGCTGTTCATTTCAGCGGCCTTCATCGCCTTCAGCCTGACCATCGACCGGCTGGGCCTTATCCCGGCGATCGTGATCTGCGGCACTATCGCCGCAAAGGCCACCCCCTCGACCACTTGGCGCGAGGCACTGATGCTGTCGGCCGGGCTTGCCGTCGCCATCTGGCTCCTCTTCATCGTGCTGTTGTCCATGCCGATCCGCGTCTGGGCAGGTTTCTGA
- a CDS encoding AMP-binding protein has translation MSQSVEMDPVNDVLFKDLLAQRAATDPDRIFLKFKDDVYTIADINRAANKVANALLASGLAPGDRVGLMLPSHPDHIVAIFATMKAGLVRVPVNIHAKGDSLEHYFTSYDMAALIADAAYAEALEAAFATAPRPAMFWRGQQTPAPDSYEAQVASASDAEPDAVFGPDDVLALTPSSGTTGAPKGVLKSDRTLRGGPMAVLNITDAKKGDVFLLWEALHHGAGVAVIISAVIGGVTLAMVERFSASGFWDDVRRHGVTHIHYLGGVLPLLLKQKPSERDRDHNVRIAWGGGCPPEIWRDVEERFGVELREGYGLSELITFVTLNKDGRVGSCGRPLSLFDMMIADDEGNEVPRGETGEIVARGTQKGLGFLGYFRNEQTTRDTVRDGWLLTGDLGRMDEDGYIFYAGRKKEMLRRRGINISAWEVEQVVNKHAAVAESALVGVPSELGEDELKIFVKLVDGAAFDPMELVTFCETRMPYYQVPRYVAVIEEFPKTPTQRIRKKELSRGTEGAWDLDATGYKPGRKSA, from the coding sequence ATGTCCCAAAGCGTAGAGATGGACCCGGTCAACGATGTCCTGTTCAAAGACCTGCTGGCGCAGCGCGCCGCAACCGACCCGGATCGCATCTTTCTGAAGTTCAAGGATGACGTCTACACGATCGCGGATATCAACCGCGCCGCGAACAAGGTGGCAAACGCGCTGCTCGCATCGGGGCTTGCACCCGGCGACCGCGTGGGGCTGATGCTGCCCAGCCACCCCGACCACATCGTCGCCATTTTCGCGACGATGAAGGCGGGACTCGTGCGCGTCCCGGTGAATATCCACGCCAAGGGCGACTCTCTCGAGCATTACTTCACCTCCTACGACATGGCGGCGCTGATCGCGGACGCAGCCTACGCAGAGGCGCTTGAAGCCGCTTTCGCAACCGCGCCTCGCCCTGCGATGTTCTGGCGCGGCCAGCAGACCCCGGCGCCGGACAGCTACGAGGCGCAGGTCGCGTCCGCCTCCGACGCGGAACCGGACGCTGTCTTCGGCCCTGACGACGTGCTGGCCCTGACCCCCAGTTCGGGGACCACCGGCGCGCCGAAGGGCGTTTTGAAATCCGACCGGACCCTGCGCGGTGGCCCGATGGCCGTGCTGAACATCACCGACGCAAAGAAGGGCGACGTCTTCCTGCTTTGGGAAGCGCTTCACCACGGCGCAGGCGTCGCGGTGATTATTTCGGCAGTCATCGGCGGCGTGACCCTGGCCATGGTGGAACGCTTCAGCGCCTCGGGCTTCTGGGACGACGTACGCCGGCATGGCGTCACGCACATCCATTACCTCGGCGGTGTGTTGCCGCTGCTCCTCAAGCAAAAACCTTCCGAACGCGACCGCGACCACAATGTGCGCATCGCCTGGGGCGGCGGCTGCCCGCCCGAAATCTGGCGGGACGTCGAGGAGCGCTTTGGCGTCGAACTGCGCGAGGGTTACGGACTTTCGGAGCTGATCACTTTCGTGACGCTGAACAAGGACGGCCGCGTCGGCTCGTGCGGACGGCCGCTGTCGCTTTTCGACATGATGATCGCCGACGATGAGGGCAACGAAGTGCCCCGCGGCGAAACCGGCGAGATCGTGGCCCGCGGCACGCAGAAGGGGCTCGGCTTCCTCGGCTATTTCCGCAATGAGCAGACCACCCGGGACACCGTGCGCGACGGCTGGCTGCTGACCGGCGATCTTGGGCGGATGGATGAGGACGGCTACATCTTCTACGCTGGCCGGAAGAAGGAGATGCTGCGCCGCCGCGGCATCAACATCTCGGCCTGGGAGGTCGAGCAGGTGGTGAACAAGCACGCCGCGGTTGCCGAAAGCGCTCTGGTCGGCGTGCCCAGCGAGCTTGGCGAAGACGAGCTCAAGATCTTCGTGAAACTGGTCGATGGCGCTGCGTTCGATCCGATGGAGCTTGTGACCTTCTGCGAGACGCGCATGCCCTACTATCAGGTCCCGCGCTATGTTGCGGTGATCGAAGAGTTCCCCAAGACCCCGACCCAGCGCATCCGCAAGAAGGAACTGTCGCGCGGCACCGAGGGCGCCTGGGATCTTGACGCGACCGGCTACAAACCGGGCCGCAAATCCGCCTGA
- a CDS encoding FadR/GntR family transcriptional regulator, with translation MTNPISGEPGLAEMAMKRIRDLIRAQGLRPGDALPSEAALAEHLGVSRPVTREALRGLATLRILDIGGSRKARVALPDASALSLVLDHATYSRGLSIQQVLDVRRTLEMRTVGLAAMRRSDAEATELLDITTRMFAALEGGHTDLMELDIRFHSLIAKASGNHLYSMLVDSFWIITRQTWAIGWRSRATHQNRRDNIKCHERIATAIMAQDASRAEAAMSEHFDSAVSVLLRAGVT, from the coding sequence ATGACAAATCCCATATCCGGCGAGCCCGGGCTGGCCGAAATGGCCATGAAGCGCATTCGTGACCTGATCCGCGCGCAGGGCCTGCGCCCCGGCGACGCGCTGCCGTCAGAGGCCGCTCTTGCGGAACACCTGGGCGTGTCCCGACCCGTGACGCGCGAAGCGCTGCGCGGCCTTGCCACGCTGCGGATTCTCGATATCGGCGGGTCGCGCAAGGCGCGCGTGGCCTTGCCAGATGCCTCGGCCCTGAGCCTCGTTCTCGACCACGCGACCTATAGCCGGGGATTGAGCATTCAGCAGGTGCTGGACGTGCGCAGGACGCTGGAGATGCGCACCGTTGGCCTGGCTGCGATGCGGCGCAGCGACGCCGAGGCGACAGAGCTGCTGGACATCACCACCCGCATGTTTGCCGCCCTCGAGGGGGGGCATACGGACCTCATGGAACTGGACATCCGCTTTCATTCCCTGATTGCAAAGGCTTCGGGCAATCATCTCTATTCCATGCTCGTCGACAGTTTCTGGATCATCACGCGGCAGACCTGGGCCATCGGATGGCGTTCGCGTGCAACGCACCAGAACCGCCGCGACAACATCAAATGCCATGAACGGATCGCGACCGCGATCATGGCGCAGGATGCCAGCCGCGCCGAAGCCGCCATGTCCGAACACTTCGACAGTGCTGTCAGCGTGCTGCTGCGTGCTGGCGTGACCTGA